In one Streptomyces sp. NBC_01241 genomic region, the following are encoded:
- a CDS encoding glycoside hydrolase family 3 N-terminal domain-containing protein, with the protein MATQPVPHARRADPDPAVDGPWRDPSLTPEERVADLVPRMTLEEKATQLYGVWVGADADGDGVAPHQNDMDPVDWEDVTAHGLGQLTRPFGTAPVDPGVGAVALARAQHRITESGRFAIPALAHEECLAGFTAWGATAYPVPLSWGASWDPELVTEMAGRIGRDMRSVGIHQGLAPVLDVVRDLRWGRVEETIGEDPYLVATIGTAYVRGLESAGIVATLKHFAGYAASAGARNHAPVRAGAREMADIVLPPFEMALREGGARSVMHSYAEIDGLPAAADPALLTGLLRDTWGFTGTVVADYFGIGFLETLHKVAADRADAARLALGAGVDVELPTVHSYGEVLVTAVRDGAVAEELVDRALHRVLLQKCELGLLDPDWTPLPTVLHGTDPEQARATVDLDPPENRALARKLAEEACVLLANPAGALPLRGDGRIAVVGPRADDALAMLGCYSFPSHVGVSHPEVPMGIGIPTVLESLRAEFPAAKLSSARGCDVDGTDTSNIATAAELARDADVCVAVLGDRAGLFGRGTSGEGCDAADLSLPGVQGELLDALLATGTPVVLVLLTGRPYALGRWAGRTAATVQAFFPGEEGGPALAGVLSGRVNPCGRLPVGIPHGPGGQPWTYLQPPLGLANEVSNLDPTPLHPFGHGLSYTTFDWESGGSAPAEIRTDGSADIEVTVRNTGDREGVEVVQLYVHDPVAQTTRPQARLIGYARVELAAGQARKVTFRFHADLVSFTGIGGRRIVEPGDLELRLATSSAVRDIRQTMRLRLTGPERTVDHRRRLVCETTIEEAAQFPAAAGN; encoded by the coding sequence ATGGCAACCCAACCCGTCCCGCACGCCCGCAGGGCCGACCCCGATCCCGCGGTCGACGGCCCCTGGCGCGACCCTTCGCTCACCCCCGAGGAGCGAGTGGCCGACCTCGTGCCCCGGATGACCCTGGAGGAGAAGGCCACCCAGCTGTACGGAGTCTGGGTGGGCGCCGACGCCGACGGCGACGGAGTCGCGCCGCACCAGAACGACATGGACCCGGTCGACTGGGAGGACGTCACCGCCCACGGACTCGGCCAGCTGACCCGGCCGTTCGGCACCGCACCGGTCGACCCGGGCGTCGGCGCGGTTGCACTGGCCCGCGCCCAGCACCGGATCACCGAGTCCGGCCGGTTCGCCATCCCCGCCCTCGCCCACGAGGAGTGCCTGGCGGGCTTCACCGCGTGGGGCGCCACCGCCTATCCCGTGCCACTGTCGTGGGGCGCATCCTGGGACCCGGAGCTGGTGACCGAGATGGCCGGCCGGATCGGCCGCGACATGCGGTCCGTCGGAATCCACCAGGGCCTCGCCCCCGTCCTCGACGTGGTGCGCGATCTGCGCTGGGGACGCGTCGAGGAGACCATCGGCGAGGACCCGTACCTCGTCGCCACCATCGGCACCGCCTATGTCCGCGGCCTGGAGTCCGCCGGCATCGTCGCCACCCTCAAACACTTCGCCGGATACGCCGCCTCGGCGGGCGCCCGCAACCACGCGCCGGTCCGGGCCGGGGCGCGCGAGATGGCCGACATCGTCCTCCCGCCCTTCGAGATGGCACTGCGCGAAGGCGGCGCCCGCTCGGTGATGCACTCCTACGCGGAGATCGACGGACTGCCCGCGGCCGCCGACCCGGCCCTGCTCACCGGACTCCTCCGGGACACCTGGGGCTTCACCGGCACCGTCGTCGCCGACTACTTCGGCATCGGCTTCCTGGAGACCCTGCACAAGGTCGCCGCCGACCGCGCCGACGCGGCCCGCCTCGCACTGGGCGCCGGGGTCGACGTGGAACTGCCCACCGTCCACAGCTACGGCGAGGTGCTCGTGACCGCCGTACGGGACGGCGCCGTGGCCGAGGAACTGGTCGACCGGGCCCTGCACCGGGTGCTGCTCCAGAAGTGCGAGCTCGGACTGCTCGACCCGGACTGGACCCCGCTGCCCACCGTGCTCCACGGCACCGACCCCGAACAGGCCCGCGCGACGGTGGACCTCGACCCGCCGGAGAACCGGGCCCTGGCCCGGAAGCTGGCGGAAGAGGCGTGCGTGCTGCTCGCCAATCCCGCCGGTGCGCTGCCGCTGCGCGGCGACGGCCGGATCGCGGTCGTCGGCCCGCGCGCCGACGACGCGCTGGCCATGCTCGGCTGCTACTCCTTCCCCAGCCACGTCGGCGTCTCGCACCCCGAGGTGCCGATGGGCATCGGCATCCCGACCGTGCTCGAGTCGCTGCGCGCGGAGTTCCCCGCGGCGAAGCTGTCCTCGGCACGGGGCTGCGACGTGGACGGTACGGACACCTCCAACATCGCCACCGCCGCGGAGCTCGCCCGGGACGCGGACGTCTGCGTCGCCGTGCTCGGCGACCGGGCCGGACTTTTCGGCCGCGGCACCTCCGGCGAGGGGTGCGACGCCGCCGACCTGTCCCTGCCCGGCGTCCAGGGCGAACTGCTGGACGCGCTGCTGGCCACCGGAACCCCGGTGGTCCTGGTCCTGCTGACGGGGCGTCCGTACGCGCTGGGCCGCTGGGCAGGCCGGACGGCTGCGACCGTCCAGGCGTTCTTCCCCGGCGAGGAGGGCGGTCCGGCGCTGGCCGGTGTGCTGTCCGGCCGGGTCAACCCCTGCGGGCGGCTGCCCGTCGGCATCCCGCACGGCCCGGGCGGTCAGCCGTGGACGTACCTCCAGCCGCCGCTGGGCCTGGCGAACGAGGTCAGCAACCTGGACCCGACACCGCTGCACCCCTTCGGGCACGGGCTCTCGTACACCACTTTCGACTGGGAGTCCGGCGGGAGCGCACCGGCCGAGATCCGCACCGACGGATCCGCCGACATCGAGGTCACCGTACGCAACACCGGAGACCGCGAAGGGGTCGAGGTCGTGCAGCTCTACGTCCACGACCCGGTCGCCCAGACCACCCGCCCGCAGGCCCGGCTGATCGGCTATGCCCGGGTGGAACTCGCGGCCGGACAAGCCCGGAAGGTCACCTTCCGGTTCCATGCCGATCTGGTCTCCTTCACCGGCATCGGCGGTCGGCGGATCGTCGAACCCGGCGACCTGGAACTGCGGCTCGCCACATCGAGTGCCGTCCGCGACATCCGGCAGACGATGCGGCTGCGGCTCACCGGCCCCGAACGCACGGTCGACCACCGGCGCCGGCTGGTCTGTGAAACCACCATCGAGGAGGCGGCGCAGTTCCCGGCCGCGGCCGGAAACTGA
- a CDS encoding carbohydrate ABC transporter permease, with product MSYDTRAAAPPPRRPVGRTPHRPAGATRRWRPRGNPLAGLGSLVWLVIVIVPVYTLISSSLMHQDEALNGDPLAFPTHPTLDNYNTVLHSGFLSMLANTAIVAVATVAIVLVLSVPVAYVAVRTRGRLSSLAFRTFLLGVAIPAQAVIVPLYLLIGRMGLYDTLPAIILPTAAFSMPVAVLVLSGTMRDVSEEMYEAMALDGATPVRMLLQLAVPMSRAGISTVAIYTAIQAWNGFLFPLILTQSEENRVLTLGLFNFMTQFGVNIPATLAAIVLSVVPIFAVYLVARRALINGLMGVGGK from the coding sequence ATGTCATACGACACCCGAGCCGCGGCGCCGCCGCCGAGGCGCCCCGTAGGCCGCACCCCACATCGCCCCGCAGGCGCCACCCGCCGCTGGAGACCGCGCGGCAACCCGCTGGCCGGACTGGGCTCGCTGGTCTGGCTGGTCATCGTGATCGTGCCGGTCTACACGCTGATCTCCTCGTCGCTGATGCACCAGGACGAGGCACTCAACGGCGATCCGCTGGCCTTCCCGACGCACCCGACGCTCGACAACTACAACACCGTGCTGCACAGCGGCTTCCTCTCGATGCTGGCCAACACCGCGATCGTCGCGGTGGCCACCGTGGCCATCGTGCTGGTGCTTTCCGTACCGGTGGCCTACGTGGCGGTACGCACCCGTGGCCGGCTCTCGTCGCTCGCGTTCCGGACGTTCCTGCTCGGCGTGGCGATCCCGGCGCAGGCGGTGATCGTGCCGCTCTATCTGCTGATCGGCAGAATGGGGCTCTACGACACCCTGCCCGCGATCATCCTGCCGACCGCGGCCTTCTCGATGCCCGTCGCGGTGCTGGTGCTCAGCGGGACCATGCGCGATGTGTCCGAGGAGATGTACGAGGCGATGGCGCTCGACGGCGCCACACCCGTGCGGATGCTGCTGCAACTGGCCGTCCCGATGTCCCGGGCGGGCATCAGCACGGTGGCGATCTACACGGCGATCCAGGCATGGAACGGATTCCTCTTCCCGCTGATCCTGACCCAGTCGGAGGAGAACCGGGTCCTGACCCTCGGCCTGTTCAACTTCATGACCCAGTTCGGAGTGAACATCCCCGCCACCTTGGCAGCGATCGTCCTCTCCGTGGTGCCCATCTTCGCCGTCTACCTCGTGGCACGGCGGGCGCTGATCAACGGCCTGATGGGGGTGGGCGGCAAGTAG
- a CDS encoding carbohydrate ABC transporter permease — protein sequence MSHHTPHPKTRGRGKGAVAGNAGPPPVGWAAPGILFFAVFAIVPLAIAVYLSFCQWDGLNSPSLTGVGNWTRLFKDPEFRQAAWLSLLLTTISWAFQTPVALLLGVWAAGRQRSRTVLSAVFFIPLLLSTTAIAMLFHALLDPNFGVIKEIGPWFGIDPNIMGSSTGALLTVAFVGGWQFMPFHTLIYQGGTRQIPEVLYQAAAIDGAGMVRQFFHITLPQLRNTVTTSSVLMIVGSLTYFDTVLIMTKGGPGTDTTVLPYLMYRTGFQTYDLGYAAAIATALVVVATGLSLILVRFSGFGTMRSTREGM from the coding sequence ATGTCGCACCACACTCCGCACCCGAAGACGCGCGGACGGGGGAAGGGGGCGGTCGCCGGCAACGCCGGCCCTCCGCCGGTCGGCTGGGCCGCCCCGGGCATCCTGTTCTTCGCCGTCTTCGCGATCGTCCCGCTGGCGATCGCCGTATACCTCTCCTTCTGCCAGTGGGACGGGCTCAACTCCCCGAGCCTGACCGGCGTGGGGAACTGGACGCGGCTGTTCAAGGACCCCGAGTTCCGCCAGGCCGCCTGGCTGAGCCTGCTGCTCACCACGATCAGCTGGGCCTTCCAGACCCCCGTGGCCCTGCTGCTCGGCGTCTGGGCGGCGGGCCGGCAGCGCAGCCGGACCGTCCTTTCCGCGGTCTTCTTCATCCCGCTGCTGCTCTCCACCACCGCGATCGCGATGCTCTTCCACGCGCTGCTGGACCCCAACTTCGGGGTGATCAAGGAGATCGGGCCCTGGTTCGGGATCGACCCGAACATCATGGGCTCGTCCACCGGGGCGCTGCTCACCGTGGCGTTCGTCGGCGGCTGGCAGTTCATGCCCTTCCACACCCTGATCTACCAGGGCGGAACGCGCCAGATCCCGGAGGTCCTCTACCAGGCGGCGGCCATCGACGGCGCGGGCATGGTGCGGCAGTTCTTCCACATCACGCTGCCGCAGCTGCGCAACACCGTGACGACCTCGTCGGTCCTGATGATCGTCGGCTCGCTGACCTACTTCGACACCGTACTGATCATGACCAAGGGCGGTCCCGGCACGGACACCACGGTCCTGCCGTATCTGATGTACCGGACCGGTTTCCAGACCTACGACCTGGGCTACGCCGCGGCCATCGCCACCGCCCTGGTCGTCGTGGCCACCGGCCTGTCGCTGATTCTCGTCCGCTTCAGCGGCTTCGGGACCATGCGCTCCACCCGGGAAGGTATGTGA
- a CDS encoding extracellular solute-binding protein, whose amino-acid sequence MVMAGLLTGCGSGGNTGSGGGTITAYVYGDDSVKIQQAAVNEFNKSSEVKVKLVSVPGTDYVNKLRSSMGSPSAPDVFFNWGGGSIKPYVDAKQLVDLSETVENDATLKDGFLPSIMTAGGLDGKIYGVPMRGMQPVMLFYNKTLFAENGVAAPKTWEDLQKVITTFKSKGITPFALGGSDKWPELMWMEYLLDRIGGPDVFRKIQNGDTSGWGDPAVLKAAQTVKELVDQGAFGKNFNSVDYGNGGAPTLLNKGKAAMHLMGSWEYSTQLGKAPEFAKKDLGWTAFPTVAAGAGDPANVVGNPTNYWSVNARTKHKDAAIAFLKTMASEKYAKSLVDNGDIPTTSNASSMLSSSPNPRFAADQYQMVQKAPSFTLSWDQALESRYATPLLTEISKLFAGQSTPEQFVAAMKAVK is encoded by the coding sequence ATGGTCATGGCCGGGCTGCTGACCGGCTGCGGTTCCGGCGGTAACACCGGCAGCGGCGGCGGAACGATCACCGCCTATGTGTACGGCGACGACTCGGTCAAGATCCAACAGGCCGCCGTGAACGAGTTCAACAAGAGCTCCGAGGTCAAGGTCAAGCTGGTGTCGGTCCCCGGTACCGACTACGTGAACAAACTGCGCAGTTCGATGGGCTCGCCCAGCGCCCCGGACGTCTTCTTCAACTGGGGCGGCGGATCCATCAAGCCCTACGTCGACGCCAAGCAGCTGGTCGACCTCAGCGAGACGGTCGAGAACGACGCCACGCTGAAGGACGGGTTCCTGCCATCGATCATGACGGCGGGCGGCCTCGACGGGAAGATCTACGGGGTGCCGATGCGCGGCATGCAGCCCGTGATGCTCTTCTACAACAAGACCCTCTTCGCCGAGAACGGTGTGGCCGCCCCCAAGACCTGGGAGGACCTGCAGAAGGTCATCACCACCTTCAAGAGCAAGGGCATCACCCCCTTCGCGCTCGGCGGCTCCGACAAGTGGCCCGAGCTGATGTGGATGGAGTACCTGCTGGACCGGATCGGCGGCCCCGACGTCTTCCGGAAGATCCAGAACGGTGACACCTCCGGCTGGGGCGACCCGGCGGTGCTCAAGGCGGCACAGACCGTCAAGGAACTCGTGGACCAGGGAGCGTTCGGCAAGAACTTCAACTCGGTCGACTACGGCAACGGCGGCGCCCCCACCCTCCTCAACAAGGGCAAGGCCGCCATGCACCTGATGGGCTCGTGGGAGTACTCGACGCAGCTGGGCAAGGCGCCCGAGTTCGCCAAGAAGGACCTCGGCTGGACCGCCTTCCCGACGGTTGCCGCAGGTGCCGGTGACCCGGCGAACGTGGTGGGCAACCCCACCAACTACTGGTCCGTCAACGCCCGTACGAAGCACAAGGACGCCGCCATCGCGTTCCTGAAGACGATGGCGTCCGAGAAGTACGCCAAGTCCCTGGTGGACAACGGTGACATCCCCACCACCTCCAACGCCTCGTCGATGCTGAGCTCCTCGCCCAACCCGCGGTTCGCCGCCGACCAGTACCAGATGGTTCAGAAGGCCCCCAGCTTCACGCTCTCCTGGGACCAGGCGCTGGAGTCCCGGTACGCCACCCCCCTCCTCACCGAGATCAGCAAGCTGTTCGCCGGCCAGTCCACGCCCGAGCAGTTCGTCGCGGCGATGAAGGCCGTCAAGTAG
- a CDS encoding substrate-binding domain-containing protein, whose translation MLNGRADVAPGTRTKVEELLLRHGYRRRRGSTARSQLIDLVFHELDSSWAMEVVRGVENVAREEGLSLVLSESAGRPTPGQTWVDGVLARRPVGVILVLSDLTAAQRAQLSSRNIPYAVVDPAGDPGDDVPSVGTTNWQGGLAATRHLTGLGHRRIGVISGPSRMMCSRARVDGYRAALETAGLPIDPELIREGEFRHETGYAAGLELLRLPDPPTALFAGDDLQALGVYEAARELGLRIPEDLSVVGFDDLPLTRWIGPPLTTVRQPLIEMAETATRLVLGLARGERPATTRVDLATTLVVRSSTAAPAR comes from the coding sequence GTGCTGAACGGACGCGCCGACGTCGCCCCGGGTACCCGCACCAAGGTGGAGGAGTTGCTGCTGCGCCACGGCTACCGGCGCAGGCGTGGCTCCACGGCCCGGTCCCAGCTCATCGACCTCGTCTTCCACGAGCTGGACAGCTCCTGGGCCATGGAGGTCGTCCGAGGCGTCGAGAACGTCGCCCGGGAGGAGGGGCTGAGCCTGGTGCTCTCCGAGAGCGCCGGCCGTCCGACCCCCGGGCAGACCTGGGTGGACGGCGTGCTGGCCCGCCGGCCGGTCGGGGTGATCCTGGTGCTCTCGGACCTGACGGCCGCCCAGCGCGCCCAGCTGAGCAGCCGCAACATCCCGTACGCCGTGGTCGACCCGGCGGGCGACCCGGGTGACGACGTACCGTCGGTCGGGACCACCAACTGGCAGGGTGGTCTGGCCGCCACCCGCCACCTGACCGGGCTCGGACACCGCCGGATCGGCGTCATCAGCGGCCCGTCCCGCATGATGTGCAGCCGCGCCCGCGTCGACGGCTACCGGGCGGCGCTGGAGACGGCGGGACTGCCCATCGATCCGGAACTGATCCGGGAAGGCGAGTTCCGCCACGAGACAGGCTACGCGGCGGGCCTCGAACTGCTGCGGCTGCCCGATCCGCCCACCGCCCTGTTCGCGGGCGACGATCTCCAGGCCCTCGGCGTCTACGAGGCCGCCCGCGAACTGGGGCTGCGCATCCCGGAGGACCTGAGCGTCGTCGGCTTCGACGATCTGCCCCTCACCCGGTGGATCGGGCCGCCGCTCACCACGGTGCGCCAGCCGCTCATCGAGATGGCCGAGACCGCCACCCGTCTGGTCCTCGGCCTCGCCCGGGGCGAGCGGCCCGCGACCACCCGGGTCGACCTGGCCACCACGCTGGTGGTCCGCAGCAGCACCGCCGCCCCCGCCCGCTGA
- a CDS encoding GNAT family N-acetyltransferase, producing the protein MTTTPSLHTGRLLLEPYTPADEEGFVALFQDTRVSRWIGDGPQTEAEDRALFRRIFSKVYAQELFDVWAVRHGGRLVGHAEIKPSPSPDVDGHEIVYALAPAAWGQGFGTEVAKALTSYGFGALGLTGVHATVAAENAASLALLGRIGFRHVRDAVEDDGSTTRILSRSAGGDGAGAGQPR; encoded by the coding sequence ATGACGACCACTCCCAGCCTGCACACCGGGCGGCTGCTCCTGGAGCCGTACACACCCGCGGACGAGGAAGGCTTCGTGGCGCTCTTCCAGGACACCCGGGTGTCCCGGTGGATCGGTGACGGGCCGCAGACCGAGGCCGAGGACCGTGCCCTGTTCAGGCGGATCTTCAGCAAGGTGTACGCCCAGGAACTCTTCGACGTATGGGCCGTGCGCCACGGCGGCCGTCTGGTCGGCCACGCGGAGATCAAGCCCTCCCCGTCCCCGGATGTGGACGGTCACGAGATCGTCTACGCCCTGGCGCCGGCCGCCTGGGGGCAGGGGTTCGGCACCGAGGTCGCGAAGGCGCTGACCTCGTACGGGTTCGGCGCCCTCGGGCTCACCGGAGTGCACGCGACGGTAGCCGCCGAGAACGCCGCCTCGCTGGCGCTGCTGGGCCGGATCGGCTTCCGGCACGTCCGGGACGCGGTGGAGGACGACGGCAGCACGACCCGGATCCTGAGCCGCTCCGCCGGTGGTGACGGCGCCGGAGCCGGTCAGCCGCGGTAG
- a CDS encoding cupin domain-containing protein, which yields MPTFEGLPGAVAVSHLRVYDWPAEDGLRGGTPHLHLTCSEGYVVVGGSGSVQTLTTSGFRQTPLTPGALVWFTPGTIHRLVNEDGLRIVVLMENSGLPEAGDAVLTLPPRHLADPVTYRAAVALPADGCEAEQERAARARRDLAVEGFLALRRATEAGDPGPLAAFHRAAAALVRPRAGDWRERWRNGAAAASEVTGGQLDALARGDGGYLADARVHAEQPSAHGRFGMCGRLDVYRG from the coding sequence GTGCCGACCTTCGAAGGGCTGCCCGGCGCCGTCGCCGTGTCCCACCTGCGGGTCTACGACTGGCCCGCAGAGGACGGCCTGCGCGGCGGGACACCCCATCTCCACCTCACCTGCTCCGAGGGGTATGTGGTGGTCGGGGGTTCGGGCTCGGTGCAGACCCTCACCACGTCCGGGTTCCGGCAGACGCCACTGACCCCCGGGGCGCTGGTCTGGTTCACGCCGGGCACGATCCACCGTCTCGTCAACGAGGACGGGCTGCGCATCGTCGTCCTCATGGAGAACAGCGGACTGCCCGAGGCCGGTGACGCCGTCCTCACTCTGCCGCCCCGCCACCTGGCGGACCCCGTGACCTACCGGGCGGCGGTCGCCCTTCCCGCCGACGGTTGCGAAGCGGAACAGGAACGGGCCGCCCGCGCCCGCCGGGACCTCGCCGTCGAAGGTTTCCTCGCGCTGCGCCGAGCCACCGAGGCGGGCGACCCCGGACCGCTCGCCGCCTTCCACCGGGCCGCCGCCGCACTCGTACGCCCGAGGGCCGGGGACTGGCGGGAGCGCTGGCGGAACGGGGCCGCTGCCGCGTCCGAGGTGACCGGTGGTCAGCTCGACGCCCTGGCCCGTGGTGACGGCGGATACCTCGCCGATGCCCGCGTACATGCCGAACAGCCCTCCGCACACGGGAGGTTCGGCATGTGCGGGCGCCTGGACGTCTACCGCGGCTGA
- a CDS encoding WD40/YVTN/BNR-like repeat-containing protein: MTDVLLTVGTRKGLFIGRRRGGTWEFDDPHFNAQAIYSIAIDTRREVPRLLVGGDSAHWGPSVFHSDDLGATWVEPRQPAVKFPEFTGASLERVWQLHPAGPEAPDVVYAGTEPAALFRSEDGGESFELVRPLWEHPTRSKWVPGGGGEGLHTILTDPRDAREVTVAVSTAGVFRTKDGGASWAPANKGVSAVFLPDPNPEFGQCVHKVARDAVDLDRLYLQNHWGVFRSDDSGDNWTDIGRDLPSDFGFAVAAHPHRADTAYIFPINADADRVPAGHRCRVFRTEDAGRTWVPLSAGLPEKTHYGTVLRDALRTDDADPAGIYFGNRNGEVYASADDGDSWQQLAAHLPDVLCVRAAVIGS, encoded by the coding sequence ATGACCGACGTACTGCTCACCGTGGGCACCCGCAAGGGACTCTTCATCGGCCGCAGGCGCGGCGGCACGTGGGAGTTCGACGACCCGCATTTCAATGCCCAGGCGATCTATTCGATCGCCATCGACACCCGCAGGGAGGTTCCCCGCCTGCTGGTCGGCGGGGACAGCGCCCACTGGGGCCCGTCGGTCTTCCACTCCGACGACCTGGGCGCCACGTGGGTCGAACCGAGGCAACCGGCCGTGAAGTTCCCGGAGTTCACCGGGGCGTCGCTGGAGCGGGTCTGGCAGCTGCACCCGGCGGGCCCCGAGGCGCCCGATGTCGTGTACGCGGGGACGGAGCCGGCGGCGCTGTTCCGTTCCGAGGACGGCGGGGAGTCCTTCGAGCTGGTCCGCCCGTTGTGGGAGCATCCGACGCGTTCGAAGTGGGTGCCGGGCGGCGGCGGAGAGGGACTGCACACCATCCTCACGGACCCGAGGGATGCCCGGGAGGTGACGGTCGCGGTCTCCACGGCCGGGGTGTTCCGCACCAAGGACGGCGGTGCCAGCTGGGCCCCGGCGAACAAGGGCGTGTCGGCGGTGTTCCTCCCCGACCCGAACCCGGAGTTCGGCCAGTGCGTCCACAAGGTGGCCAGGGACGCGGTCGATCTCGACCGGCTCTATCTCCAGAACCACTGGGGAGTCTTCCGGAGCGACGACTCCGGGGACAACTGGACGGACATCGGCCGGGACCTCCCCTCCGATTTCGGTTTCGCCGTAGCAGCGCATCCGCACCGCGCGGACACGGCGTACATCTTCCCGATCAACGCCGACGCCGACCGCGTCCCGGCCGGACACCGCTGCCGGGTGTTCCGCACCGAGGACGCGGGCCGTACCTGGGTGCCGCTCTCGGCAGGCCTGCCCGAAAAAACGCATTACGGCACGGTGCTGCGCGACGCGCTCCGTACGGACGACGCCGACCCGGCGGGCATCTACTTCGGCAATCGCAACGGCGAGGTGTACGCGAGCGCGGACGACGGCGACAGCTGGCAGCAGCTCGCCGCGCATCTGCCGGACGTCCTCTGTGTCCGCGCGGCGGTCATCGGTTCGTGA
- a CDS encoding uracil-DNA glycosylase — protein sequence MAPRPLNEVVESGWAEALAPVAGRIAAMGDFLRAEVAAGRTYLPAGANVLRAFQQPFDDVRVLIVGQDPYPTPGMAVGLSFSVAPDVRQLPGSLENIFRELHTDLGLSRPSNGDLTPWTRQGVLLLNKALTTAPRKPGAHRGKGWEEVTEQAIRALAARGKPLVSVLWGRDARNLRPFLDDFPAIESAHPSPMSADRGFFGSRPFSRTNELLLRQGAQPVDWQLP from the coding sequence GTGGCACCACGACCGTTGAACGAAGTAGTCGAGTCCGGCTGGGCCGAGGCGCTTGCCCCGGTGGCCGGACGCATCGCCGCGATGGGCGATTTCCTGCGTGCGGAGGTCGCGGCCGGCCGCACCTACCTTCCCGCCGGGGCGAACGTCCTGCGCGCGTTCCAGCAACCCTTCGACGACGTACGCGTCCTGATCGTCGGTCAGGACCCGTACCCGACACCCGGGATGGCGGTGGGCCTGAGCTTCTCGGTGGCCCCCGATGTGCGTCAGCTGCCCGGCAGCCTGGAGAACATCTTCCGCGAACTGCACACGGACCTGGGGCTTTCGCGGCCGTCCAACGGCGATCTGACACCGTGGACGCGCCAGGGTGTGCTGCTGCTGAACAAGGCGCTCACGACGGCACCCCGCAAACCGGGCGCGCACCGCGGCAAGGGCTGGGAGGAAGTGACCGAGCAGGCCATCCGGGCGCTGGCCGCGCGCGGCAAGCCCCTGGTGTCCGTGCTGTGGGGGCGCGACGCCCGTAATCTGCGTCCCTTCCTCGACGACTTCCCGGCGATCGAGTCCGCGCACCCCTCGCCCATGTCGGCGGACCGCGGTTTCTTCGGTTCGCGCCCCTTCAGCCGTACCAATGAACTCCTGCTCCGCCAGGGCGCCCAGCCGGTGGACTGGCAGTTGCCGTAG
- a CDS encoding N-acetylglucosamine kinase, with protein sequence MSSRRHSPECSDAGVRPGAEAGASGPFVLAVDSGGSGLRVALGALDRSAAVGTTVCAEPVRTGPAGIDAGHLLEQLLPAARLLLHRHGSNSGSGEGSTITAVAIGAAGMATLGGQLRAELPSALEQALGVRRLALAADAVTAYAGAVGQLPGAVVAGGTGMIALGTDLTSWRRADGWGHLLGDSGGGAWIGRAGLDAAMRAHDGRRGGSAPLLARLEAVFGPAPELPGLLYPRTDRAAVLASFAPEVAACAGHDPVAAGILREAAGHIAAAAAAVCPKTGADDEPCEVALTGGLFRMGDPLLVPLREELSRQVPRARPVPGSGDPLAGALSIAQALATGDLRLPRHPTLLHVPGEGPGKEPGQAPG encoded by the coding sequence ATGAGCTCACGCAGGCATTCGCCGGAATGCAGCGATGCCGGTGTGCGTCCGGGTGCGGAGGCGGGTGCGTCGGGGCCGTTCGTGCTCGCCGTGGACTCGGGCGGTTCCGGTCTGCGGGTGGCGCTGGGCGCCCTCGACAGGTCCGCTGCGGTGGGTACGACCGTCTGCGCCGAGCCGGTACGCACCGGACCCGCGGGCATCGACGCGGGCCATCTGCTGGAACAACTGCTGCCCGCCGCCCGCCTGCTGCTGCATCGGCACGGCAGCAATAGTGGCAGCGGTGAAGGCTCCACGATCACCGCCGTGGCGATCGGCGCCGCCGGTATGGCGACGCTCGGCGGGCAGTTGCGCGCCGAGCTGCCCTCGGCCCTGGAGCAGGCGCTCGGCGTGCGCCGGCTGGCTCTCGCCGCCGATGCCGTGACCGCGTACGCGGGTGCGGTCGGGCAGCTTCCGGGGGCGGTCGTCGCGGGCGGCACGGGCATGATCGCGCTGGGTACGGATCTGACGAGCTGGCGCCGGGCCGATGGCTGGGGGCATCTGCTGGGTGACAGCGGTGGCGGCGCCTGGATCGGGCGGGCCGGTCTCGATGCGGCCATGCGCGCCCATGACGGGCGGCGCGGTGGGTCCGCCCCGCTGCTGGCCCGGCTGGAGGCCGTGTTCGGGCCGGCGCCGGAGCTGCCGGGGCTGCTCTATCCGCGTACCGACCGGGCTGCCGTACTGGCCTCGTTCGCGCCCGAAGTGGCCGCGTGTGCCGGACACGATCCGGTCGCCGCAGGCATTCTGCGCGAAGCCGCCGGACATATCGCAGCGGCGGCCGCGGCGGTGTGCCCCAAGACCGGGGCCGACGACGAACCATGCGAAGTGGCCCTGACGGGCGGCCTGTTCCGGATGGGCGATCCGCTGCTCGTACCGCTGCGCGAGGAACTGTCCCGGCAGGTCCCGCGGGCACGGCCGGTCCCCGGTTCGGGTGATCCCCTGGCCGGGGCGCTGTCCATCGCCCAGGCGTTGGCCACCGGCGATCTGCGGCTGCCCCGCCACCCGACGCTGCTTCACGTACCCGGTGAAGGGCCCGGGAAGGAGCCGGGACAGGCGCCCGGATAG